The Podospora pseudocomata strain CBS 415.72m chromosome 1 map unlocalized CBS415.72m_1, whole genome shotgun sequence genome has a segment encoding these proteins:
- a CDS encoding putative PKS/NRPS-like protein biosynthetic cluster (SMCOG1022:Beta-ketoacyl synthase; COG:I; antiSMASH:Cluster_4; EggNog:ENOG503NWJ7) — MASSTSRDKHPNPPAIVGMACRVPGAITPARLWDNILSQIDLQRKMPPDRFNIDAFYHPDHTHKGTLNTKHGYFLDQPLADFDAEFFGVSGKEAEAMDPQQRLLLEVTYEALEDAGIPLASVRGSRTSVYCGMYTTSNDYHNLQNKDLEYYPNGEADMAVVVGSALHFGPNTYQTMTDMGFLSSDGRCRSFDRDGEGYVRGDGVCAVVLKRREEAVGDGDWVRAVVRGSGVNHDGKTDGITLPSAELQEGLIRETYGRAGIDPDDTEYFEAHGTGTKAGDPREAAAIGKVFGTSTRTRPLYIGSVKSNIGHLEGAAGLAGIIKATLAIQNGKIPPNMHFHKPNPEILFDEWKLKVPTSALDWVESDGKPRRASINSFGYGGANAHVVLEQPLDSPTVIVNGVDKAKTRPYLLPLTSHSEVAGEKAISNLASYLSSKKGGDQQTLIRDLAHSFSTRRSVHSNRTFAVLSHGAGVEELANALSSGASSAKWTQPLDSEQPIRVGYVFTGQGAQTYDMSRELILHSEAFRATLERCDEALQTLPDKPDWRIVDELLRDEEGSRLSKSRFSQPVCTAVQVAVVDLLSDWGVKPSAVCGHSSGEIAAAYAAGVLSLEGAIVTAYYRGLYMSAGLEAADCIPGAMMAVGLSAAELKVELGAYADRLTIAAINSPSSVTVSGDLDAVTELKEKLLARKAFARQLKVEQAFHSHHMAPMAPRYQAALEGRELAVCSQKPTARMFSSVTARVVSDSGSLGPGYWAANMVQPVRFSDALTGAVLDEEEKPTVDILLEIGPHPALKAPAKEVLKLLGLDKTPYLGTLSRDRSAYKSLLSTAGELFTLGYPVDLPVINGPGNRLVDLPTYAWNHKNYWSLNRLTTEHLHRETRHTLLGVPVPGGVHHIPRWRNYIRLREIAWLRDHCVDGKVVFPAAGYCCMAIEAAVRLGDRRNESIAAVHLKEVLIKAPLALREDHDEGAETVLELRPVAESARTFSEEWFEFEVSSFEEGLETRHCHGRIWVEYGEPRGLRSLTKVEGVEEMRGRSDRYVSAKSLYERLERLDLKYGPYFALLKGDVVSGPGFAVAEFEFDPMVFPKHELEERTVLHPTLLDSMFHVLFSGIESRLGREITEAFVSTYMKTLDISGILVEQGGRGGRRGYTVQTRTELPSQRMAVNHILLREEGSGELIIEATGNEVTALGSDGQGQGRALFFRQRWQPSLLAHLAVPVTGRPLYETLHILSEETQWPERFDVLAGPEGRYDLVIVGKDAELSPEALQTSLASNAVVVTSESLTEWTPVATASEWTAYRPATNVSTAQIDLTVILSTVSSETTRAIMEELEASPYIASYVVVLSSLDNHSNPIDPPSEWFGTRHLLTLENITLLWLTLGATIQSTNPSHAKILGLLRVARNENQASRLLSLDIQPSTSPALITKQILPCLSTASEEDFSLHHTTLHIPRIEEDLPHNRKLPSGLGSLPQPSPYNSHPSLALRVGKIGLLETLHFVSLPQDNTALGDNQVLIRVKASALNFHDLAVALGIIQDYNMGNECAGVITAVGASVTNLSPGDRVVAYRPGQGAHQTFVRQDGEMCVKIPDTMSFSLGASLPVTMTTAFYSLFTVGRLKRGETVLIHSAAGGVGQVAIQMAKNIGARVLVTCSEGKRGLMRERYGMEEGEVFNSRDDSFVRGVMEATEGKGVDVVINSLAGKLLHATWGCLAPFGRFVEIGKRDIHQNSNLGMDPFRRNVSFASVDMILVYELDKPLAARLLGETFEMVFSGEVRPPEGLFEYSYGQAEKAFRLMQLGRHTGKIVLTVDEEEEEEVMVAPPSYDQRLLFKGDRTYLLVGGLGGLGTGTAEWMYLRGARRFAFMSRSGDQSSNGRKTVNWLRSRKAEVSVYKGDVGVLADVENVVREIGPSLAGVFHIAVVLQDGMIRSLSFDQYQTGLHTKCTGAWNLHTATLGIDLDFFVCWSSVSAICGNKGQGAYVAANAYMDAFMRWRREQGLVGTAMNLGAVPTRGLVAENELVRKSLDRNKLDILTEQELMFLIEEAVQLKKPDAATDGLDWHQLIVGVNTKEPDVWWSERSVFRTLYANRSYGTGAGSGAAAGQVNTASLLASAGSVEDKIAVLQQAFTQKVATVLSTPTESILPTNPLSFYGLDSIVAVEFRKWFKETAEVDLSLFDILGAKSIQGLVEKVVASMPVAAVSSSEERVKTGSGEKQTSASVINGQHDQSRKLDHIPRLQTSGPVPVSTHQARMYARHVRAEDKSQMNLCGVLRISGHPDLPALGKAFHETVRRHQALSTAFVQDGNRLVQSPSPEPKCRLVIEDVSYTTSPQTELQIIISRLRNQQLEIAKGEVATMTLVRTSETEYFVIFIAHHICFDRASFTILSDDWMDLYDAIRSSRDLDTVPSPPITFADFARWHNTLLKFPPALANLDFWTQELTNLPTAGTLLPFAQRKTRPSTWQTHRRHFTTQLPSKFSKRLKRICAHLSSTPFHFLLAAWRAYLFRHTADKDFTILMLEGNRPHPDAESVIGCLANVLPLRFNNDCSLQTPFEDVIISARDLTLEALEHAEVSFDDIVDRVVGKENRPEGYMPLGQVAINFQMHGGAPWEYRHADFEVGVHRLYNIGHPCELVLEVVEGGEGEFGFFMQHCTVLYRDEDMDRFGEGFVRFVESVVRDHRQVVGEV, encoded by the exons ATGGCAAGTTCCACCAGCAGAGACaaacaccccaaccccccagccATCGTCGGCATGGCCTGCCGGGTGCCCGGAGCCATCACCCCAGCCCGTCTCTGGGACAACATCCTCAGCCAGATCGACCTCCAGCGCAAGATGCCCCCCGACCGATTCAACATCGACGCCTTCTACCACCCAGACCACACCCACAAAGGCAcgctcaacaccaagcacGGCTACTTTCTCGACCAACCCCTCGCCGACTTTGACGCCGAGTTCTTTGGCGTCTCGGGCAAAGAAGCCGAGGCGATGGACCCCCAGCAGCGTCTCCTCCTGGAAGTAACCTACGAAGCCCTCGAAGACGCGGGAATCCCCCTTGCTTCTGTCAGGGGTTCGCGCACGTCGGTTTACTGTGGGATGTACACCACTTCCAATGATTACCACAACCTTCAGAACAAGGACTTGGAGTACTACCCCAA TGGGGAGGCGGAtatggctgttgttgttgggtcgGCACTGCATTTTGGGCCGAATACGTATCAGACTATGACTGATATGGGGTTTCTTAGTTCTGATGGGAGGTGTAGGAGTTTTGAtagggatggggaggggtatgtgaggggtgatggggtttgtgcggtggtgctgaagaggagggaggaggcggttggggatggggattggGTGAGGGCTGTTGtgagggggagtggggttAATCATGACGGGAAGACGGATGGGATTACGCTGCCGTCGGCGGAGTTGCAAGAGGGGTTGATTAGGGAGACGTATGGGAGGGCGGGGATTGATCCGGATGATACGGAGTATTTTGAG GCTCATGGAACGGGGACCAAGGCGGGCGATCCTCGTGAAGCTGCTGCTATCGGTAAAGTCTTTGGCACGTCTACCCGCACGAGACCGCTTTATATCGGCAGTGTCAAATCCAATATTGGACATTTGGAAGGCGCGGCTGGTCTTGCGGGTATTATCAAGGCGACGTTGGCTATTCAGAATGGCAAGATCCCGCCCAATATGCATTTCCACAAGCCTAACCCGGAGATACTCTTTGACGAGTGGAAACTCAAGGTTCCCACTTCTGCCCTGGACTGGGTCGAGTCAGATGGAAAGCCGCGCCGGGCAAGCATTAACTCTTTTGGGTATGGCGGTGCGAATGCCCATGTTGTTCTTGAACAACCTCTTGACTCCCCAACTGTCATAGTCAATGGTGTTGATAAGGCCAAGACGCGGCCATACCTGCTTCCGCTCACTTCACACTCGGAGGTAGCCGGCGAGAAAGCGATCAGCAACCTCGCCAGTTacctcagcagcaagaaggggggtgatCAGCAGACGCTTATCCGTGATCTAGCCCACAGCTTCTCTACACGCCGCTCAGTGCACAGCAACAGGACCTTTGCTGTCCTGTCACATGGggctggtgttgaagagCTAGCCAACGCCCTTTCATCTGGGGCATCAAGCGCTAAATGGACTCAACCTCTCGACAGTGAACAGCCTATTCGAGTAGGGTATGTCTTTACGGGCCAGGGTGCCCAGACATATGACATGAGCCGGGAGTTGATACTTCACTCTGAAGCGTTCCGGGCAACACTGGAGCGTTGCGATGAGGCTTTACAGACGTTGCCTGATAAGCCTGACTGGAGGATTGTTGATGAGCTCCTTcgtgatgaggaggggtcgCGGCTTTCTAAAAGCAGGTTCTCGCAGCCGGTGTGCACGGCTGTTCAGGTTGCAGTTGTTGACTTGTTGTCTGATTGGGGAGTGAAGCCGTCGGCGGTGTGTGGGCATTCGTCTGGTGAGATAGCAGCTGCGTATGCGGCGGGTGTTTTGTCGCTTGAGGGGGCGATTGTCACGGCGTACTACCGTGGGTTGTACATGTCTGCTGGCCTTGAAGCAGCAGACTGCATCCCAggggcgatgatggcggtgggaCTGTCAGCAGCTGAGCTAAAGGTTGAGTTGGGGGCGTATGCAGACCGGCTCACCATCGCGGCTATCAACAGCCCTTCTAGCGTGACGGTCTCGGGAGACTTGGACGCAGTCACggagttgaaggagaagTTGCTTGCTCGGAAGGCGTTTGCCCGGCAGTTGAAAGTCGAGCAAGCTTTTCACTCGCATCATATGGCTCCCATGGCTCCGCGGTATCAGGCCGcgctggaggggagggagttggcTGTTTGTTCGCAGAAGCCTACCGCTAGGATGTTCTCTAGTGTCACTGCCCGTGTCGTCTCCGACTCCGGGTCGCTCGGGCCGGGGTACTGGGCAGCAAACATGGTCCAACCAGTTCGGTTCTCTGACGCTCTCACTGGAGCGGttctggatgaggaggagaaaccAACAGTGGATATCCTTCTTGAAATTGGCCCTCACCCAGCCCTCAAAGCCCCCGCTAAAGAAGTCCTCAAACTACTCGGGCTAGACAAGACCCCTTACCTCGGCACACTCTCTCGTGACCGCTCGGCATATAAGTCCCTTCTTAGCACAGCAGGAGAGCTTTTTACTCTCGGATACCCCGTTGATTTACCAGTCATCAACGGCCCTGGCAACCGCCTCGTGGATCTACCAACCTACGCGTGGAACCACAAGAACTACTGGTCTTTGAACCGCCTCACCACTGAGCACCTCCACCGCGAAACACGACACACACTTCTTGGAGTTCCCGTTCCGGGGGGGGTTCATCACATCCCAAGGTGGAGGAATTACATCCGGTTGCGTGAGATCGCTTGGTTGAGAGATCATTGTGTAGATGGGAAGGTGGTTTTCCCCGCGGCGGGTTATTGCTGTATGGCTATTGAAGCGGCGGTCAGACTTGGGGACCGTAGGAACGAAAGCATTGCCGCGGTGCATCTGAAGGAGGTCTTGATAAAAGCCCCGCTTGCTCTGAGGGAGGACCATGACGAGGGGGCGGAGACGGTGTTGGAACTGAGGCCTGTGGCGGAGTCGGCGAGGACGTTTTCGGAGGAGTGGTTCGAGTTTGAGGTTTCGAGTTTTGAGGAGGGTCTGGAGACGAGGCATTGCCATGGGAGGATTTGGGTCGAGTATGGCGAgccgagggggttgaggtcgTTGACAAaagtggagggggtggaggagatgagggggaggtcggaTAGGTACGTGAGTGCCAAGTCGCTGTatgagaggttggagaggctAGATTTGAAGTATGGGCCTTACTTTGCGCTACTAAAGGGAGATGTTGTCTCTGGACCGGGTTTTGCGGTTGCCGAGTTTGAGTTTGATCCGATGGTGTTTCCGAAGcatgagctggaggagcggACGGTGCTTCATCCGACGTTGTTGGATTCGATGTTTCATGTTTTGTTTAGTGGGATTgagtcgaggttggggagggagataacCGAGGCTTTTGTGTCGACGTATATGAAGACGTTGGATATTTCGGGGATATTGGTGGAgcaaggggggaggggggggaggagggggtataCGGTGCAGACGAGGACGGAGTTGCCGAGTCAGAGGATGGCGGTTAATCATattttgttgagggaggaggggtcggggGAGTTGATTATTGAGGCTACAGGGAATGAGGTTACTGCGTTGGGGAGTGATGGtcaggggcaggggagggCGTTGTTTTTCCGGCAGAGGTGGCAGCCTT CTCTGCTGGCTCATTTGGCAGTGCCAGTCACGGGCCGACCGCTGTATGAGACTCTGCATATTCTGAGCGAGGAAACTCAGTGGCCGGAAAGGTTTGATGTGTTGGCTGGGCCAGAAGGCCGGTATGATCTCGTTATCGTGGGCAAGGACGCTGAGCTTTCTCCTGAGGCACTGCAAACATCACTTGCCAGCAATGCTGTGGTTGTCACCAGTGAGTCTCTTACGGAATGGACACCGGTTGCAACCGCTTCCGAATGGACCGCTTATCGCCCAGCAACCAACGTCTCCACAGCTCAGATTGACTTGACAGTGATCCTATCAACTGTTTCCTCGGAAACAACACGAGCCATCATGGAAGAACTCGAGGCATCCCCCTACATCGCCTCa TACGTCGTAGTCCTAAGCAGCCTTGACAACCACTCAAACCCCATCGACCCCCCCTCAGAATGGTTCGGcacccgccacctcctcacccttgaaaacatcaccctcctctggCTCACCCTCGGCGCAACAATCCAATCCACAAACCCCTCTCACGCCAAaatcctcggcctcctccgcGTGGCCCGCAACGAAAACCAAGCCtctcgcctcctctccctcgacaTCCagccctccacctcccccgccctcaTCACAAAACAGATCCTCCCCTGCCTGTCAACCGCCTCAGAAGAGGActtctccctccaccacacaaccctccacatcccccgcaTAGAAGAAgacctcccccacaaccgTAAACTCCCCTCcggcctcggcagcctcccccaaccctcaccttACAattcccacccctccctcgccctccgaGTAGGCAAAATCGGCCTCCTCGAAACCCTCCACTtcgtctccctcccccaagacAACACCGCCCTTGGTGATAACCAAGTCCTCATTCGCGTCAAAGCCTCCGCCCTCAACTTCCACGACCTGGCTGTAGCGTTGGGGATAATCCAAGACTACAACATGGGCAACGAATGCGCGGGTGTCATCACCGCCGTTGGCGCCTCCGTTACTAACCTTTCCCCTGGGGACCGGGTGGTAGCTTACCGTCCTGGCCAGGGGGCACATCAGACTTTTGTTCGTCAGGATGGTGAGATGTGCGTGAAGATACCTGACACAATGTCATTTTCTTTGGGGGCGAGTCTGCCCGTTACGATGACGACGGCGTTTTATTCGCTTTTCACGGTTGGACGGTTGAAAAGGGGAGAAACGGTTCTGATACACAgtgctgctgggggggttgggcaGGTGGCGATTCAGATGGCGAAAAATATCGGGGCGAGGGTGCTGGTTACTTGTtcggaggggaagagggggttgatgagggaaaggtatgggatggaggagggggaggtgtttAATTCGAGGGATGATTCTtttgtgaggggggtgatggaggcgacggaaggaaaaggggtggatgtggtgattAATAGTCTGGCTGGGAAACTGCTTCATGCCACATGGGGGTGTTTGGCGCCGTTTGGGAGGTTTGTCGAGATTGGGAAGAGGGACATACATCAGAATTCGAACTTGGGGATGGATCCGTTCAGGAGGAATGTCAGTTTTGCTTCGGTGGATATGATTTTGGTTTATGAGTTGGATAAACCCCtggcggcgaggttgttgggggagacGTTTGAGATGGTGTTTTCTGGGGAGGTAAGGCCGCCTGAGGGGTTGTTTGAGTATTCTTATGGTCAGGCGGAGAAAGCGTTTCGGTTGATGCAGCTGGGGAGGCATACGGGGAAGATTGTTCTTactgttgatgaggaggaggaggaagaggtgatggTTGCCCCGCCGAGTTATGATCAGAGGCTGTTATTCAAGGGGGATAGGACGTATCttttggttggggggttggggggcttggggacggggacggcgGAGTGGATGTATCTTCGTGGGGCGAGGAGGTTTGCGTTCATGTCCCGGTCGGGGGATCAGAGTAGTAATGGGAGGAAGACGGTGAATTGGCTCAGGTCGAGGAAGGCTGAAGTCAGTGTTTACAAGGGGGATGTGGGTGTTTTGGCTGATGTTGAGAACGTCGTTCGGGAGATTGGTCCTTCGCTGGCTGGCGTTTTTCATATTGCGGTTGTGCTACAGGACGGCATGATCAGGTCGTTGTCCTTTGATCAGTACCAGACCGGGCTGCACACCAAGTGCACCGGTGCGTGGAATTTGCACACAGCAACGTTGGGCATCGACTTGGACTTTTTCGTCTGCTGGTCGTCGGTGTCGGCCATCTGCGGTAACAAGGGACAAGGAGCCTACGTTGCCGCCAATGCGTACATGGATGCCTTCATGCGCTGGCGACGGGAGCAGGGCCTTGTCGGAACGGCTATGAATCTTGGTGCTGTGCCCACGAGGGGCTTGGTTGCTGAGAATGAGCTTGTCAGGAAGAGCCTCGACAGAAACAAGCTCGATATCCTCACGGAACAAGAACTCATGTTTTTGATTGAGGAAGCAGTACAGCTGAAGAAGCCTGATGCCGCCACAGATGGCCTCGACTGGCATCAGCTGATTGTCGGCGTCAACACAAAGGAGCCTGATGTTTGGTGGTCGGAGCGGTCCGTCTTCCGCACACTGTATGCCAACAGATCGTATGGCACCGGGGCCGGCAGCGGTGCTGCAGCTGGTCAAGTGAACACGGCAAGCCTCCTCGCATCCGCAGGGAGCGTTGAGGACAAGATTGCCGTCTTACAGCAAGCGTTCACCCAGAAAGTGGCAACAGTCTTGAGCACACCAACAGAGAGCATTCTGCCAACCAACCCGTTATCATTCTATGGCCTCGACTCAATCGTGGCTGTCGAGTTCCGGAAATGGTTCAAGGAAACTGCCGAAGTTGACCTTTCGCTGTTTGATATACTTGGTGCAAAGTCCATTCAGGGGCTGGTCGAAAAGGTCGTGGCGTCGATGCCTGTTGCAGCAGTATCTTCGAGCGAGGAGCGTGTGAAGACAGGTTCGGGTGAGAAGCAGACATCAGCGAGTGTTATCAATGGCCAACATGATCAGAGCAGGAAGCTGGATCACATCCCGAGACTCCAAACGTCTGGTCCGGTGCCAGTGTCAACTCACCAAGCGAGAATGTATGCTCGCCATGTCCGCGCCGAAGACAAGTCTCAGATGAACCTATGTGGTGTCCTGCGCATCAGTGGCCACCCAGATCTACCTGCACTAGGAAAAGCCTTCCACGAGACTGTACGACGGCACCAAGCACTGAGCACAGCATTCGTCCAAGACGGCAACCGGCTCGTTCAGTCACCATCGCCAGAGCCGAAATGCCGTCTGGTCATTGAGGACGTATCCTATACCACATCCCCTCAAACAGAGCTCCAGATCATCATCTCACGTCTTCGAAACCAACAACTCGAGATAGCCAAAGGCGAAGTAGCAACTATGACCCTCGTTAGAACATCAGAAACCGAGTACTTtgtcatcttcatcgcccaCCACATCTGCTTCGACAGAGCCAGCTTCACAATCCTCTCAGATGACTGGATGGACCTCTACGACGCGATCCGCTCCAGTCGAGACCTCGACACggtcccctccccacccatcACCTTTGCGGACTTCGCCCGATGgcacaacaccctcctcaagtTCCCACCAGCCCTCGCAAACCTAGACTTCTGGACCCAAgagctcaccaacctcccaaccgccggcaccctcctccccttcgctCAGCGAAAAACTCGCCCCTCAACCTGGCAAACCCACCGCCGTCACTTCACCACCCAACTCCCCTCCAAATTCTCCAAACGCCTAAAGCGCATCTGcgcccacctctcctccaccccctttcacttcctcctcgctgcGTGGCGAGCCTACCTGTTCCGGCACACCGCCGACAAAGATTTCACAATCCTAATGCTAGAAGGCAACCGTCCCCACCCCGACGCCGAGTCTGTGATCGGTTGCCTAGCTAAcgtcctccctctccgctTCAACAACGACTGCTCCCTTCAGACACCCTTTGAAGATGTCATAATCTCCGCTCGGGACCTCACGCTTGAGGCGTTGGAGCATGCGGAGGTGTCGTTTGATGATATTGTCGATCGTGTGGTTGGAAAGGAAAACAGACCAGAGGGGTATATGCCGCTGGGGCAGGTGGCGATTAACTTCCAGATGCATGGTGGTGCGCCGTGGGAGTATAGGCATGCTGATTTTGAGGTGGGGGTTCATCGGTTGTATAATATTGGACATCCTTGCGAGCTGGTgcttgaggttgtggaggggggggagggggagtttgggtTTTTTATGCAGCATTGCACTGTGCTTTATCGggatgaggatatggatcggtttggggaggggtttgtgaGGTTCGTGGAGAGCGTGGTTAGGGACCATAGGCAGGTTGTGGGTGAGGTTTGA
- a CDS encoding uncharacterized protein (antiSMASH:Cluster_4): MMDRCGLRASKAGWLTGWFEGNLKIGHPTAIFVTDNTSQCEETLRDAGQERGGTTQPVGHLNWCCKMQHPDEVAGKPVLDGFSAVDSRETGDVGRSFIGARLDQPRRASCL, encoded by the exons ATGATGGATCGGTGTGGCTTACGTGCTTCGAAAGCTGGATGGCTCACAGGATGGTTTGAAGGCAACCTCAAGATCGGACACCCCACGGCGATATTTGTCACGGACAACACTAGCCAATGTGAGGAG ACACTACGGGACGCTGGACAAGAACGCGGGGGGACAACCCAACCGGTTGGTCATCTGAATTGGTGTTGCAAAATGCAGCATCCCGATGAGGTGGCAGGCAAACCCGTGCTCGACGGCTTCTCGGCAGTCGATTCTCGAGAGACTGGGGACGTCGGGCGGTCATTCATCGGAGCCCGACTTGACCAGCCTAGAAGAGCCTCATGCCTCTAG
- a CDS encoding uncharacterized protein (EggNog:ENOG503P1SN; antiSMASH:Cluster_4) has product MGPYDSQGAGPGGLYGDAPESAGATGRSDGTSPRRRYDESWVEVASQPSSSSLSSIGDEIVTTGLRVGTNSYPPRPRRSQQHRPMPASFVIGHPSSRGGATSSQEEYDETESEEDRVMTSSNEAVHPSANLLRYQTTVRRAIDIDTDSDDDENATALGRPSDAPAFRPQPNAFSHPPSHLTHRHSTSSVPPHHPPQSRPPMPHRSHARTHRDHPNFMSPAYQADHDAALRASLTTLLSCAQAARGLGKADERRGAGPSNAGMGGLGAGVGVLPSSQPMELRLVPESELLAEGPPPPSVGGSGGPPKAPLRTASNSSAPSAPCSTSSRGKEEQQDSAEKHKRGTTNQTKSSRAVKKKKTSSPGFAEGETATFLSPTLMTWVVSAGVVVLVSVVGFGAGYVIGREVGRQEGSALGSFSAAGSASNTSASCGRELVKSTSGGTLRRFRWGSMGSSVTA; this is encoded by the exons ATGGGGCCCTACGATTCTCAAGGCGCCGGGCCGGGAGGGCTGTATGGCGATGCTCCGGAGAGCGCGGGGGCCACGGGGCGATCTGACGGGACATCGCCGCGTCGCCGATATGATG AGTCGTGGGTAGAAGTAGCCTCGCAgccgtcgtcttcgtccttgTCATCTATCGGAGATGAAATCGTAACTACGGGCCTCAGGGTCGGCACCAACTCGTACCCgcccaggccgaggaggtcgcAGCAGCACCGGCCAATGCCCGCATCTTTCGTTATCGGACATCCCTCCAGTCGTGGCGGCGCTACCAGCAGCCAGGAAGAATATGACGAGACGGAGAGTGAAGAGGATAGAGTTATGACGAGCTCAAACGAGGCAGTGCATCCCTCGGCGAATCTGCTGCGTTACCAGACTACCGTCCGCCGGGCCATAGATATCGATACTGATagtgacgacgacgagaatGCGACCGCCCTTGGTCGCCCGTCAGATGCGCCCGCATTCAGGCCACAGCCAAATGCCTTCTCGCACCCGCCATCACACCTAACCCACCGCCACTCAACCAGCTCAgtacctcctcaccacccaccccaatcACGGCCTCCCATGCCTCACCGCTCACACGCCCGTACGCATCGCGACCACCCGAATTTCATGTCACCTGCCTACCAAGCCGATCACGACGCCGCGCTTCGTGCTTCACTCACGACTCTGCTGTCGTGTGCTCAGGCTGCTCGTGGTCTTGGAAAGGCCGATGAGAGACGTGGAGCCGGACCCTCAAATGCCGGCATGGGTGGACTCGGTgcaggggttggtgtcctGCCAAGCTCGCAACCGATGGAGCTGAGGCTCGTTCCCGAATCGGAGCTCCTGGCCGAAGGcccacctccgccctccgTTGGCGGATCCGGCGGGCCGCCCAAGGCTCCACTTCGAACCGCATCCAACTCCAGTGCTCCCAGTGCCCCGTGCTCCACGTCGAGCAGAggaaaggaggagcagcaggattCGGCAGAGAAGCACAAGCGTGGCACAACCAACCAGACGAAATCCTCACGGGCtgtcaagaagaaaaagaccagCTCACCTGGATTCGCCGAAGGGGAGACAGCAACCTTCCTCAGCCCGACGCTCATGACTTGGGTGGTGAGCGCTGGTGTGGTGGTATTGGTTTCCGTGGTAGGGTTTGGGGCAGGCTATGTCATTGGGCGCGAGGTAGGTCGGCAAGAGGGGAGTGCGCTGGGTTCCTTTAGCGCTGCTGGTTCGGCGTCAAACACCTCTGCGAGCTGTGGGCGCGAGCTGGTCAAGTCCACATCCGGTGGAACGCTGAGGAGGTTCCGATGGGGCTCGATGGGAAGCAGTGTGACTGCCTAG